Part of the Vigna angularis cultivar LongXiaoDou No.4 chromosome 1, ASM1680809v1, whole genome shotgun sequence genome, TGGAAATCGAAATGAATACGAACAACTTTCCAAAATGTAATAAACTCTATTCGGagccttttctgcactctgTTTGGAGTTATCCATACTCGAGATTTTCGTTTTTGGTGCCATTATCCATAATAAATGGatgtaaagaaaataaaatcttgTCCATTATTTATAAGTAGTGCAGTGGTTACTAAAGTATTGATTTGTATGGTGTAAGTTGATAACGGAAAAGTTGATTTTAAAAGTACAGTCTtcaattttactgtttttttggCACAAACCCACTGTTGACGTTTTTTTTcccttattttttttccaaagaaGAAAACAATCAAATTGTCGAATTTATCTTCAAAGTTGACTTTTTCACTGTTATCTTAGATCGTGTAAAAAGTACCTTTTTCATAAATGGAATTTTATTCTTCTCTAAAGAAAcagaattttgttttcaattagACTGAACTGGATAGAAAAAAAGCTGATAAATGCCTTCTCTCTTTGATTTATACTTGATCATTTATGCCAACACTCTACTCTGGATTTATATATTGGTTTCTTTCCCCGATCTCATGTATGTATTTATGCCGTTTGAAGATGTCTGGGAACATTACATACAATGGACATGGTCTGAAAGAGTTTGTTCCTCAGAGGACTGCTGCTTATATCAGCCAACAAGATTGGCATGTGGCAGAGATGACCGTGAGGGAAACTCTCCAGTTTGCTGGTCGTTGTCAAGGCGTTGGATTTAAATTTGGTATATTTCTTATGTGATTGTCTTAACAAGTTCAATTTGCAAGTTTATATGCTAATTCTAAATCGTGGACTCTTACCAGATATGTTGCTAGAACTAGCCAGAAGAGAAAAGAATGCTGGAATAAAACCAGATGAAGATCTTGATCTATTCATGAAGGTAAgcttgcatttttttttctctgaaaTTGATGAACTTCATTCAGGGATACAAATTAATTCACTCTAGTTTCTTTTGTAGTCATTTGCTCTTGGGGGACTAGAAACAAATCTTGTGGTGGAGTACATCATGAAGGTACAAATCTAAGAACTATATTACtcttgtaaaaaaaaagttgttactCTTGAATGCACAACGATTTTTCTTGTGATTATGACCTGAGGTCctgaatttttatttgtatttgatttttttttattattaatgggGTTCGTTATGCCTAATAATTATTTGTTGGATACAATTTGAGTGTGTTTGAAGTGAGAAAGTCCCCGCATAAGAAGAATTAGAGAAAGAATGGAGGATTATCGCCATGGATTACACGCCAAAATTGAATGCTGGACTAAGCTGATGATTGGATCATATTATTGTGACGACTCGTAAACTAAATCATGACAAGTTAACTAAAATACTCTACTTAAGTCCATCACTGTAAAAATTATGCACAAGAAAATACGAAATCCACgtgttaatatattattagatgaatgttaaattagaaaaaaataaaaagcaagaCGTTTGACAAAAGTAACGATGGATTATAATAAAGGACCACAAAGCAAGGAAGTAACCATGGTGAAATAATCTGAATTTTCTTGCAGCCTGAGAATCTAGATggaaaaaaatagataaagaaaGAGACATACCTAACTTTTTCATACGCGGGTCTAGATAGAACATATAAATGACTAGAATAAATTTTTGGTCTCTTGCATACTTTTGCTTTAGTATTGTCTGTTAAAATATCTTTGTTAGATTAAATTggttattttatcaatttactaaaCTAATTTTGTCAACTTGTTAACGCATGTATGTGAGAAATGTCCTGtcatataaactatatattgtTTTGTCAAGCAAAATTAAAACCATTAGTCCAAAATTATTCACTAAGGCCACATGCTAACCTCGTTTAACGTTTCAACAAGTGATATCAATGAAGATTCACAAGCCACCATTATCTACTACGCGTCTTGTATCTGAATTATATCGTTCTTTTCGTTTTGTAGTCTTTTTGAATTTGaacaaatactaaaatatttctCACAAAGATATTAGGTTTGGACATATGTGGTGACACATTGGTGGGAGATGAAATGCTCAAGGGCATCTCAGGGGGGCAAAAGAAACGTCTTACAACAGGTTAAAGACATCATCACTTTGTCGTGTGTACGAGCACGTTAGATGTGTTTGACATGTGATAATCAGTTTATGTTTGATTTACAGGTGAACTATTAATTGGTCCAGCAAGAGTGCTATTCATGGATGAGATATCAACTGGTCTTGATAGTTCAACTACTTATCAAATTATCAGATATCTTAAGCATTCAACCCGTGCACTTGATGCGACCACAATTGTATCTCTTCTTCAACCAGCACCCGAGACCTACGAATTGTTTGATGATGTTATTCTTTTGTGCGAGGGTCAGATTGTATATCAAGGCCCCCGTGAAGCTGCTGTTGATTTTTTCAGACAAATGGGATTCAGTTGTCCAGAGCGGAAAAATGTAGCAGATTTCTTGCAAGAAGTGAGTACTAATAACCACATTGGAATTTATGTTTCGGCTATATTTGATTTAGTGACGGTTCACTTCAGACTTCAAATTCTTCTGAACAGGTAACGTCTAAGAAGGACCAAGAGCAGTACTGGTCTGTTCTCGATCGCCCTTACCGATATGTACCTGTTGGAAAGTTCGCCGAAGCATTTTCCTTATATCGTGAGGGCAGGCTTTTGTCTGAGCAACTAAATACACCTTTCGATAGACGCCATAATCATCCAGCTGCCTTGGCAACTCTTAGCTATGGCGCCAAAAGGCTTGAACTTCTCAAGACTAATTATCAGTGGCAGAAGCTTCTCATGAAACGGAATTCATTTATCTATGTTTTTAAGTTTGTTCAGGTAATCTTACCGATATAAATCCACGGTTAAAACGTACGACagttaatttataattgttttaaagcAATTCTCGTGATAAAATAAATGagctaagaaaataaaacaataactcTTGTGTAGTCCCTTAATCTAGATAATTTTTCGTTTAATTTGATGTGAAAATATGTTGTAGTCATATCGTAgtctctttgttttttttgtacATAGCTGTGGAAAATTTTGACTTTTTATTGGTTCTAAGATGGATATGTAAAATGTAAGGATTATATGGAGCTGATCTTGACCCTTATGTATTATTTTCAGCTACTTTTGGTGGCCTTAATTACAATGAGTGTTTTCTTCCGAACAACAATGCACCATAATACAATTGACGATGGGGGCCTATATCTTGGATCACTGTACTTTTCTATGGTTATTATTCTTTTCAATGGTTTTACCGAGGTGTCAATGTTAGTTGCAAAACTTCCAGTCCTTTACAAGCACAGAGATCTGCACTTCTATCCTAGCTGGGCATATACACTGCCTTCTTGGTTCCTTAGTATCCCAACTTCCGCGATAGAGGCTGGATGTTGGGTGGCTGTCACATACTATGCAATTGGATATGATCCTTCGATTACCAGGTAACTCTTATATTCACTTAGTGATTTCGTTTATTCTTAGTGTTTTTCTTAcctgaatatttttgtttacttcTGGATTTACAGATTTTTTCAGCAGTTCttgcttttcttctttctgcacCAGATGTCTATAGGTCTGTTTCGTTTGATAGGATCTCTGGGCCGAAATATGATAGTATCCAATACCTTTGGATCCTTTGCCATGTTGGTTGTAATGGCTCTTGGCGGATATATAATTTCTAGAGGTTGAACGGGAGTATATTTTCATGTTTCTAAAGTCGATTTGATAAAGTAGTTTTTCTTACTTTCTATCTCATTTTTGGGCAGACCGTATACCTGTTTGGTGGATATGGGGTTTTTGGATTTCTCCTTTGATGTATGCACAAAATTCAGCTTCAGTAAACGAGTTTCTTGGACATTCTTGGGATAAGGTATAATCCTTCTTGTGATTATAGGAACGTGATTCTTTCATAACCATTGTAACTATTTTTCTAGTTGCAAAACGAGGATGATAATGTTAATTTTCTTACTGCATTTGAAAATGTACTCActatttaatctttttacaGAAAGCTGGAAATCAGACGACCCACTCATTGGGTTTGGAAGTACTAAAACAGCGGAGTTTGTATGCAGAAAGCTATTGGTATTGGATTGGTCTTGGGGCAATGGTTGGATACACAATTTTGTTCAACATTCTATTTACAATATTCTTGGCTTACCTTAATCGTAAGACACGTTATTCTCCATATAATCCCGTTCTAATGTTACAGTGCCTTCTGGTGCTTTATAGACCAAAATGAACTTgtgtttagtaatatttttatgatatattcCTAAACTTCACTTCAGCCATGGGAAGACAACAAGCTGTAGTTTCAAAGGATGAGCttcaagaaagagaaaagagaagaatagGTGAAAGTGTTGTTATTGAGCTGAGAGAGTACTTGCAGCGATCGGCATCAAGTGGTTTGTAAATTATAACTTGTTCACGTGTTTGTGTTGGATAGTTTCATTTCATCTAATTCTCATATTCTCCCAGGAAAGCATTTTAAGCAAAAAGGAATGGTTCTTCCATTTCAACCACTATCCATGGTTTTCAGCAATATCAATTATTATGTGGATGTTCCTTTGGTATGTAAAATAGTCGTTATCtttattttgtaaagtttaattTACGGTAAATGCTAACTTATTCAATTGTTGCTTCAGGAATTGAAACAACAAGGGATACTAGAGGACAGGTTACCGCTGCTTGTTAATGTTACTGGATCCTTTAGACCTGGTGTGTTGACAGCATTGGTTGGAGTAAGCGGTGCCGGAAAAACGACGCTGATGGATGTACTAGCTGGAAGAAAAACTGGTGGAGTCATAGAAGGGGGTGTATATATATCTGGTTATCCCAAAAGACAAGACACTTTTGCTAGAATTTCTGGTTACTGTGAGCAGACTGATGTTCATTCTCCTTGTTTGACTGTTTGGGAATCCTTACTGTTCTCTGCTTGGCTTCGATTGTCTTCAGATGTTGACTTGGAGACACAAAAGGTGTGAAACATAGTATTTATAGACACCTTCTGGTattgttttgataaaaataagtaCATAACTTCCCCCTTTTGACGACCAGGCCTTCGTTGAGGAGATAATGGAGCTTGTGGAACTCACCCCGTTACGTGGAGCACTAGTGGGTCTACCCGGAATTGATGGTTTGTCAACTGAACAACGAAAACGGTTGACTATAGCAGTGGAACTGGTTGCCAACCCTTCTATAGTCTTCATGGATGAGCCCACTTCTGGATTGGATGCCCGTGCCGCAGCCATTGTGATGAGAACTGTGAGGAATATAGTTAATACTGGGAGAACAATAGTGTGCACGATCCATCAGCCTAGCATTGACATTTTTGAATCATTTGATGAGGTATTCTCTTTATGAGGGTATTTTAAGCATTTCATTTAAGCATTGATATTTGGAATTTTACTTTATCCATAGGCAATATATCCTCTCTCCCATGGAGCAACCAACTTTTTACTTTTAGCTgacattattattttgttgttataCCGTAATTTACTTCAATTATGGCCGTGTGCGTATAAAAGATGGCctagcttttttatttttatattttggttttcCCGACCATGTCTATAATTCGAAAAGATTGATGGTTTCTAAAACGAAGCAtcatattttatctttctatttgACCTTCTCTTTTAACACTGTCTTTTCTTCACTGGTCTGACGAAATCCCAACTTCGTTTACAGCTTCTGTGTATGAAAAGGGGAGGAGAGCTCATTTATGCTGGTCCACTTGGTCCTAAATCTAGTGAACTGATCAGTTATTTTGAAGTAAGCTGGTGCACTCTTAGCTCTTACTGAACATATAGTATATGGTTGGATGGTAATGAAGCAATATAATCCTCAATTATTCATAATATCTATATTTTTGTAGGCAATAGAAGGAGTTCCAAAGATCAGGCCTGGATATAACCCTGCTACGTGGATGCTAGAGGTTACATCGTCGGCTGAAGAAAACCGGCTGGGAGTGGACTTTGCAGAAATCTACAGAGGATCAAGCTTGTACcagtatgtgtgtgtgtgtgtgtatatatatatatatatatatatatatatatatatatatatatttttaaaggtaaattttgttcatatttttttttgtttggtttttataTAAACATACCATGTTTTTCTTCAGATATAACCAAGAGTTGGTTGAAAGGTTGAGCAAGCCAAGTAGTAATTCAAAAGAATTACATTTTCCAACCAAGTACAGTCGTTCACCTTTTGAGCAGTTCCTAACTTGTCTGTGGAAGCAAAATCTTTCTTACTGGCGTAACCCTCAGTACACTGCTGTTCGCTTTTTTTACACCGTCATCATCTCATTGATGCTCGGTACGATATGCTGGAGATTTGGTGCTAAAAGGTCTTTTCCTCTCATTTTTCCTTTATTATATTGATCTTCGATTTCAAGTAACATTTTGGCTCATATGCTTCAAATTTGGGGAGCCGTACACTTTccaatttttctaattttttggtACATCGCTGTAATGTTTTCCTGCTAGAGGTATATGGACCTGTGCCCGTTTGTAAACTGTATTGACAAAACCCTGCTAGACATTAGCTATTTACAGAGCCATCTATCCTCTTGTTGAACTAGTTTTAGTTAGTGTGCCAAGTAGATTACTTTACATTGTTTTATTTGAGATTATCGGAATAGTTAGACTATATgctaaatttagtttatttatactGTCACTGAATCTGAcgtatttttctgttttttaacCATCAGACTTTATGTAAGaaccttgtttttctttttcagggAGACGCAGCAAGATATATTTAATGCCATGGGATCCATGTATTCGGCAATCCTCTTCATCGGTATTACGAATGGCACAGCTGTTCAGCCTGTTGTTTCCGTGGAAAGATTTGTTTCTTATAGAGAAAGAGCTGCAGGGATGTATTCGGCATTATCATTTGCATTTGCTCAGGTATTTTTTCagacataatataatttagaattagtgTACGGGAATAGAAGGTTTCCGTAAGTTAACTCACTCGTGATCCTACGATGTGCAGGTTGTTATTGAATTCCCTTATGTGTTCGCACAGGCTATTATATACTCTTCCATATTCTATTCCATGGGTTCCTTTATCTGGACTGTTGATAGGTTCATTTGGTACTTATTCTTCATGTATTTTACGATGTTATATTTTACCTTCTATGGAATGATGACAACGGCTATCACACCAAATCATAATGTTGCTGCCATCATCGCTGCTCCATTTTATATGTTGTGGAACCTTTTCAGTGGTTTTATGATTCCTCGTAAGGTATGGAAACTGATACTTCATTGCTATCTTTCTGGAgtgttacaaaaaaaaaaatgctgaAAAGCAATGCAATGAGAACAATTTCCGAGCTTTCCTTGAAAAATTCTCAATACTAAATTTAATATTCCAAGTAAGgattaataatatcaaatgataatttttttacattgacTGCTTTAATTTATTTGCACCCAATGAATAATTAACTTCTGGACTATTCTGAAGTCGAACATATATAGTCGGGTATTACATTGCAGTAAAATCTTTCAAATAAACTGATATAccaaaaagttttaaaaattgttacTCCTAAAAGTGACTATTAACATGATGTGCTCTGTGATTCTCTAAGAGTTTTATATGATTAACGTTTTTTGGGTTTTAACTAGTTTATCTAACAATATTTCTACCCGAAAACGAAGGATCTAATTTCACACTGCAATAAGACAGGATCCGACTCTACAAAACTCTAGGCATATTCATTCCATACTTGGACAACTGATTCTTTCATTGATGGgcatgttatttttatgtgtatTGAGAAAGACATCAACTTGTGCACTAAATTCTGTCATGTATAAACTTTTTCTGGTTTAATTTCTCAGAGAATTCCTATTTGGTGGAGATGGTATTACTGGGCAAACCCAGTAGCCTGGAGTCTTAATGGTCTCCTGACGTCACAGTACGGTGGTGACTATCATTCAGTGAAGCTCTCTGATGGGAACAAGATGAGCATAAGACAATTACTTGAAGCAGTGTTTGGG contains:
- the LOC108345347 gene encoding ABC transporter G family member 32, giving the protein MWNSAENAFARSASFREQGEDEEALRWAALERLPTYKRARRGIFKNLTGDMKEIDVRDLQSQDQRLLLERLVDCVDNDPEIIFHRMRSRFNAVGLEFPKIEVRFQNLTVETYVHVGSRALPTIPNFICNMTEALLRQLLIYRRKRSKLTILADISGIIRPSRLTLLLGPPSSGKTTLLLALAGRLGPGLQMSGNITYNGHGLKEFVPQRTAAYISQQDWHVAEMTVRETLQFAGRCQGVGFKFDMLLELARREKNAGIKPDEDLDLFMKSFALGGLETNLVVEYIMKILGLDICGDTLVGDEMLKGISGGQKKRLTTGELLIGPARVLFMDEISTGLDSSTTYQIIRYLKHSTRALDATTIVSLLQPAPETYELFDDVILLCEGQIVYQGPREAAVDFFRQMGFSCPERKNVADFLQEVTSKKDQEQYWSVLDRPYRYVPVGKFAEAFSLYREGRLLSEQLNTPFDRRHNHPAALATLSYGAKRLELLKTNYQWQKLLMKRNSFIYVFKFVQLLLVALITMSVFFRTTMHHNTIDDGGLYLGSLYFSMVIILFNGFTEVSMLVAKLPVLYKHRDLHFYPSWAYTLPSWFLSIPTSAIEAGCWVAVTYYAIGYDPSITRFFQQFLLFFFLHQMSIGLFRLIGSLGRNMIVSNTFGSFAMLVVMALGGYIISRDRIPVWWIWGFWISPLMYAQNSASVNEFLGHSWDKKAGNQTTHSLGLEVLKQRSLYAESYWYWIGLGAMVGYTILFNILFTIFLAYLNPMGRQQAVVSKDELQEREKRRIGESVVIELREYLQRSASSGKHFKQKGMVLPFQPLSMVFSNINYYVDVPLELKQQGILEDRLPLLVNVTGSFRPGVLTALVGVSGAGKTTLMDVLAGRKTGGVIEGGVYISGYPKRQDTFARISGYCEQTDVHSPCLTVWESLLFSAWLRLSSDVDLETQKAFVEEIMELVELTPLRGALVGLPGIDGLSTEQRKRLTIAVELVANPSIVFMDEPTSGLDARAAAIVMRTVRNIVNTGRTIVCTIHQPSIDIFESFDELLCMKRGGELIYAGPLGPKSSELISYFEAIEGVPKIRPGYNPATWMLEVTSSAEENRLGVDFAEIYRGSSLYQYNQELVERLSKPSSNSKELHFPTKYSRSPFEQFLTCLWKQNLSYWRNPQYTAVRFFYTVIISLMLGTICWRFGAKRETQQDIFNAMGSMYSAILFIGITNGTAVQPVVSVERFVSYRERAAGMYSALSFAFAQVVIEFPYVFAQAIIYSSIFYSMGSFIWTVDRFIWYLFFMYFTMLYFTFYGMMTTAITPNHNVAAIIAAPFYMLWNLFSGFMIPRKRIPIWWRWYYWANPVAWSLNGLLTSQYGGDYHSVKLSDGNKMSIRQLLEAVFGYRHDFLWVTAVMVAGFCIFFAVIFAFAIKSFNFQRR